A window of Haloarcula sp. H-GB4 contains these coding sequences:
- a CDS encoding tripartite tricarboxylate transporter permease: MLPGLPAADPTATLALLTAIGAGVGLGTLSGLVPGLHANTFALLLAAVASSLPGPRLYVGVAMLAAGVTHTFLDVIPALALGVPDPAMAASALPSHQLVIEGRGREALRLSALGSGLAVVFAAPLAVPLTLVMKRVYPLLRPWLSVLLAGVAILLVITERGRRQQVGAACSLTASGLLGIGLLNAPVTGALPVSDVLVPLFSGLFGAPVLLAAIGGEGVPPQADATVTTPRRTVGVLAGVGTLCGGAVGYIPGVSSAIAATLALGLVAERGPRAFIVTTSGVNTATAVFALFALISLGTPRTGVLVALDRAEVPLILPALLAAVAIAAVAGAILVPTLGDRYLRIVGRLDPTYLSLSVIAVLVCLSALFAGLVGIGAFGAATLVGHLPPRFGSRRATLMGVLLVPLAL, translated from the coding sequence GTGCTTCCGGGACTTCCTGCCGCTGACCCGACAGCGACGCTCGCCCTCCTCACAGCGATCGGGGCAGGGGTCGGACTGGGAACGCTCAGCGGGCTCGTTCCGGGGTTACACGCCAACACATTTGCGCTCTTGCTCGCCGCGGTGGCGAGCAGTTTGCCCGGGCCGCGGCTCTACGTCGGCGTCGCAATGCTGGCGGCCGGCGTGACACACACCTTTCTCGACGTGATTCCGGCGCTGGCACTGGGTGTGCCCGACCCGGCGATGGCCGCCAGTGCGCTGCCGAGCCACCAGCTGGTCATCGAGGGCCGCGGTCGGGAGGCGCTTCGCCTATCGGCGCTGGGGAGTGGGCTGGCCGTGGTGTTTGCCGCCCCGCTCGCGGTTCCGCTCACGCTCGTAATGAAGCGTGTGTACCCGCTACTCCGGCCGTGGCTGTCGGTGCTACTCGCTGGGGTCGCCATCCTGCTCGTGATCACGGAACGTGGCCGCCGCCAGCAGGTCGGCGCTGCGTGTTCACTCACCGCCAGCGGGCTGCTCGGCATCGGTCTGCTAAATGCGCCGGTAACCGGCGCGTTGCCTGTGTCGGACGTACTGGTCCCACTGTTTTCGGGGCTGTTCGGCGCACCGGTGCTTCTGGCGGCTATCGGGGGAGAGGGCGTCCCGCCACAAGCCGACGCGACTGTGACGACGCCGCGGCGAACAGTCGGCGTTCTCGCGGGTGTCGGGACCCTCTGTGGCGGCGCTGTCGGCTACATTCCGGGCGTCTCCAGCGCCATCGCGGCCACACTGGCACTGGGGCTTGTCGCCGAGCGTGGGCCACGGGCGTTCATCGTGACGACGAGTGGCGTCAATACGGCGACGGCAGTCTTTGCACTGTTCGCGCTCATCTCGCTCGGGACGCCCCGAACCGGTGTCCTTGTCGCGCTCGACCGGGCCGAAGTCCCGCTGATCCTTCCAGCGCTGCTCGCCGCGGTCGCCATCGCTGCCGTCGCTGGCGCGATACTCGTCCCGACACTGGGCGACCGGTACCTCCGAATTGTCGGCCGACTGGACCCGACATACCTCTCGTTGTCGGTGATTGCAGTCCTCGTCTGTCTCTCCGCACTCTTCGCCGGCCTCGTTGGTATCGGAGCGTTCGGAGCCGCCACACTGGTCGGACATCTCCCGCCGCGGTTCGGGTCCCGCCGGGCGACCCTGATGGGGGTGTTACTCGTCCCGCTGGCGTTATAG
- the glp gene encoding gephyrin-like molybdotransferase Glp, with the protein MSNESRKSAGFKDRTPVTTARETLLDAVSPHGRTERVPLRDADERVVAGEITAERAVPHYRRAAMDGFAVRAEDTFSASQRSPASLRVDEAVTTGTAARVHTGSELPAGADAVVIVEETEVTGDSVTVFDAVAGGENVAPVGEDVEQGQTLYEDGHRLRPSDLGLLKSVGNDTVEVYERPTVSVIPTGEELVQDNPDPGEVIETNGQTVTQYVERWGGDATYRDIVTDDIDALRAAITDDLDHDLVVTTGGSSVGERDLLPEVVDGIGEVLVHGVALKPGHPVALGVAEGTPILMLPGYPVACIVNAVQFLRLALRRAGHLPPTDPPTTEAELTRKIASEPGTRTYARVELHDEGEQTTATPTRASGSGVLSSVALADGWVVVPESVEGYDAGNTVAVEDWEWSQ; encoded by the coding sequence ATGAGCAACGAGTCCCGGAAGTCGGCCGGGTTCAAGGACCGAACCCCGGTAACGACGGCCAGGGAGACGCTGCTGGACGCAGTGTCCCCACACGGACGGACGGAGCGTGTCCCGCTGCGCGATGCCGACGAGCGCGTCGTCGCGGGTGAAATCACTGCCGAGCGAGCGGTGCCCCACTACCGGCGGGCGGCGATGGATGGCTTCGCTGTCAGAGCCGAAGACACGTTCAGCGCGAGCCAGCGGTCCCCGGCATCACTTCGGGTCGATGAGGCGGTGACAACGGGCACAGCGGCCCGCGTGCACACGGGCAGCGAACTCCCGGCGGGTGCCGATGCTGTCGTGATTGTTGAGGAGACCGAGGTGACCGGCGACAGTGTCACGGTGTTCGATGCGGTCGCTGGCGGGGAGAACGTCGCCCCTGTCGGCGAGGATGTGGAGCAAGGGCAGACGCTGTACGAGGACGGCCACAGGCTCCGTCCGTCGGACCTCGGATTGCTGAAATCTGTCGGGAACGACACTGTCGAGGTGTACGAGCGACCGACTGTCAGCGTGATTCCGACCGGGGAAGAGCTGGTGCAGGACAACCCTGACCCGGGGGAGGTCATCGAGACGAACGGCCAAACCGTCACGCAGTACGTCGAGCGCTGGGGTGGCGACGCGACGTACCGCGACATCGTCACTGATGACATCGATGCGCTTCGGGCCGCCATCACGGACGATCTGGACCATGACCTCGTCGTGACGACCGGCGGGTCCTCCGTCGGCGAGCGCGATCTGCTGCCGGAGGTCGTCGACGGAATCGGCGAGGTGCTGGTCCACGGCGTCGCGCTGAAGCCGGGCCACCCGGTGGCGCTCGGCGTAGCCGAGGGGACGCCGATTCTGATGCTTCCGGGCTATCCGGTCGCCTGCATCGTCAACGCAGTCCAGTTCCTCCGACTGGCGCTCCGGCGGGCCGGCCACCTCCCGCCGACCGACCCACCCACGACCGAAGCCGAACTGACGCGGAAAATCGCCAGCGAGCCGGGGACCCGAACATACGCGCGGGTGGAACTACACGACGAGGGCGAGCAGACGACCGCGACGCCGACGCGGGCCAGCGGGTCGGGCGTCCTCTCAAGCGTCGCGCTCGCCGACGGCTGGGTCGTCGTGCCGGAATCTGTGGAGGGGTACGACGCCGGTAACACCGTGGCCGTCGAGGACTGGGAGTGGTCACAGTGA
- a CDS encoding molybdopterin biosynthesis protein has protein sequence MSDRREFRDLASPEEAHEVVAGLDVDPEPESVPLADARDRVLAERIDAGIDVPGFDRASMDGYAVHARDTFGADEADPVTLSVAGEVHAGEEPDVTVEPGSLAEISTGAVMPPGADAVVMVERTTETDDGVEIRTSVAPGDNVMLAGADIAAGARALGPGTRITPREIGLLSALGVDEVPVRGRPQVGILSTGDELVRPGDPLDSAAGQIYDVNSYTLAGAVAEAGGDPVMYPHAGDDYEEMERLLHEAADECDLVLSSGSTSASAVDVIYRVIEERGELRLHGAAVKPGKPMLVGTIGDSAYVGLPGYPVSALTIFQTFVAPAVRDAAGRDPPQTATVSGTMAVQERYGEGRRRLMPAGLVEDETGSLLVYPVDKGSGATTSLVDADGFVDVPPGTDYLAEGETVDVTLFSPAVRPPTLLGMGEDDPLLSRLLDTIGRPRYLPLGSTEGLRRLGNGVPDVAVVAGPAANDHDAADIGGWRREWGLVVDADADVAGLSDLIDGDYRFVNRDTASGLRRSFDDALDALGEDRGVSRTEVIDAIDGYELTTKAHESPARKVLAADADVGLGLRATAAKLDLGFVPLGTQPVRVLANPDRQEKDSVGALAEALKDLDPLLSGMAGMEPQ, from the coding sequence GTGAGTGACCGCCGCGAGTTCCGCGATCTGGCCTCGCCCGAGGAGGCACACGAGGTCGTTGCGGGCCTCGACGTCGACCCCGAACCTGAGAGCGTTCCCCTTGCGGACGCCCGCGACCGCGTGCTCGCGGAGCGGATCGACGCCGGCATCGACGTGCCGGGGTTCGACCGCGCGAGCATGGACGGCTATGCCGTCCACGCCAGAGACACCTTCGGGGCTGACGAGGCTGACCCGGTAACGCTGTCAGTCGCCGGGGAGGTCCACGCGGGCGAGGAGCCCGACGTAACCGTTGAGCCGGGTTCACTCGCCGAAATCTCGACCGGCGCGGTGATGCCCCCCGGCGCGGACGCCGTCGTGATGGTCGAGCGAACGACCGAGACTGACGACGGGGTCGAGATACGCACGTCCGTCGCACCCGGAGACAACGTGATGCTCGCCGGCGCGGACATCGCGGCTGGGGCGCGCGCGCTCGGTCCCGGAACGCGCATCACACCGCGCGAAATTGGACTCCTGTCGGCGCTGGGCGTCGACGAGGTCCCGGTGCGTGGCCGGCCACAGGTCGGCATCCTCTCGACCGGTGATGAACTCGTCCGTCCCGGAGACCCGCTCGACAGCGCCGCCGGCCAGATTTACGACGTGAACAGCTACACGCTGGCGGGCGCGGTCGCGGAGGCCGGCGGTGACCCGGTGATGTATCCACACGCTGGCGACGACTACGAGGAGATGGAGCGGCTGCTCCACGAAGCAGCCGACGAGTGCGACCTCGTCCTCTCGTCAGGGTCGACCAGCGCCAGCGCGGTCGACGTCATATATCGCGTCATCGAGGAGCGGGGCGAACTCAGGCTCCATGGCGCCGCTGTCAAACCCGGCAAGCCGATGCTCGTGGGCACTATCGGTGACTCGGCGTACGTTGGTCTGCCGGGGTATCCAGTGTCGGCACTGACCATCTTCCAGACCTTCGTCGCCCCGGCAGTTCGGGACGCCGCTGGTCGGGACCCGCCACAGACAGCAACGGTATCTGGCACGATGGCAGTTCAGGAACGCTACGGCGAGGGGCGCAGGCGCCTCATGCCGGCCGGGCTGGTCGAGGACGAGACGGGGTCGCTGCTGGTCTACCCCGTCGACAAGGGCAGCGGCGCGACGACGAGCCTCGTCGACGCCGACGGCTTTGTCGACGTACCGCCGGGGACGGACTACCTTGCCGAAGGGGAGACGGTCGACGTGACGCTGTTCTCTCCGGCAGTCAGGCCGCCGACGCTCTTGGGAATGGGTGAGGACGACCCGCTCCTCTCGCGCCTGCTCGACACGATCGGCCGTCCGCGGTATCTCCCGCTCGGGTCTACCGAGGGACTCCGCCGTCTCGGCAACGGCGTGCCCGATGTCGCCGTCGTCGCAGGGCCGGCCGCAAATGACCACGACGCGGCCGACATCGGCGGCTGGCGGCGCGAGTGGGGGCTGGTCGTCGATGCCGATGCTGACGTAGCCGGCCTGAGCGACCTCATCGACGGTGACTACCGCTTCGTCAACCGCGACACCGCCTCCGGACTGCGCCGGAGCTTCGACGACGCGCTTGATGCCCTCGGCGAGGACCGGGGCGTCAGCCGCACCGAAGTTATCGATGCTATCGATGGGTACGAACTCACGACAAAAGCCCACGAGAGCCCCGCTCGGAAGGTCCTAGCAGCTGATGCGGACGTGGGTCTCGGCCTTCGCGCCACGGCAGCGAAACTCGACCTCGGGTTCGTCCCGCTCGGGACCCAGCCGGTTCGGGTGCTCGCGAACCCGGATCGACAGGAGAAAGACAGCGTCGGTGCGCTCGCCGAGGCGCTCAAGGACCTCGACCCACTACTTAGCGGGATGGCTGGGATGGAACCGCAGTGA
- a CDS encoding iron-containing alcohol dehydrogenase family protein: protein MADTPVANDPEAPFRFEYDPATLRYAPDAVRSLGAELDEQGYDRALVVCGTTVGETPAVMDPVRDGLGDRLAGIFAETTPAKRLGTAYDGLERFREADADCLVAVGGGSSLDVAKIISVLAATDRDSAAVGQAFVDSGTIAVPEAELPPIIAVPTTLAGADLSIVAGVTAAPDTCTVNEPVSGGVGDPKLMPAAACYDPELIATTPRSVLAASAMNGFDKGTETLYAANATPITDATASRGLGLLTEGLLAFGNDDDDPWVYQSITQGIMLVQYGISRADGTTLSLIHALGHGLTRTYEVQQGAAHGVIAPHALSYLFEQVDGRRSLLADALGVGDTDDPGAAVVDRVSEVVTTLGLPTQLRDVAGPDREEFPEVADAVLEDDFMANVPPGLEPTRGDIVGVLESAW from the coding sequence ATGGCTGACACACCGGTTGCCAACGACCCTGAGGCCCCGTTTCGGTTCGAGTACGACCCCGCGACGCTCCGATACGCCCCTGACGCCGTGCGGTCGCTGGGTGCGGAATTGGACGAGCAGGGCTACGACCGCGCGCTGGTCGTCTGTGGCACTACCGTCGGTGAGACGCCGGCCGTGATGGACCCTGTTCGGGACGGACTCGGTGACCGACTTGCCGGTATCTTCGCCGAAACAACGCCAGCCAAGCGGCTCGGCACTGCTTACGACGGGCTCGAACGTTTCCGCGAGGCTGACGCCGATTGCCTCGTGGCCGTTGGCGGCGGGAGCAGCCTCGACGTGGCAAAGATCATCAGCGTCCTCGCGGCGACTGACCGCGACTCGGCCGCTGTCGGCCAGGCGTTTGTCGACTCCGGAACGATAGCTGTCCCCGAAGCAGAGCTGCCGCCAATTATCGCCGTCCCAACAACGCTGGCCGGCGCTGACCTCTCTATTGTCGCCGGGGTCACGGCCGCACCTGACACCTGCACTGTGAACGAGCCTGTCAGTGGTGGTGTTGGCGATCCGAAGCTGATGCCTGCTGCCGCCTGTTACGACCCCGAACTGATTGCGACGACGCCGCGGTCGGTCCTCGCAGCGTCGGCGATGAACGGCTTCGACAAAGGCACCGAGACGCTGTACGCGGCCAACGCGACCCCGATAACTGACGCCACAGCGTCGCGCGGCCTCGGTCTTCTCACAGAAGGCCTGCTCGCGTTCGGTAACGATGACGACGACCCGTGGGTGTATCAGTCGATCACGCAGGGAATCATGCTCGTCCAGTACGGCATCTCACGGGCCGACGGGACGACACTCTCGCTGATCCACGCCCTTGGCCACGGACTAACCCGGACATACGAGGTCCAGCAGGGCGCGGCCCACGGAGTCATTGCTCCGCACGCGCTCTCGTACCTCTTCGAGCAGGTCGACGGTCGGCGGTCGCTCCTGGCTGACGCACTCGGCGTCGGTGATACTGACGACCCCGGTGCTGCAGTCGTTGACCGAGTCAGTGAGGTGGTGACGACGCTCGGACTGCCGACACAACTCCGGGACGTAGCCGGCCCCGACCGGGAGGAATTTCCCGAAGTCGCCGACGCCGTCCTTGAAGACGACTTCATGGCGAACGTCCCGCCGGGGCTGGAGCCAACCAGAGGGGATATTGTCGGTGTGTTAGAGTCTGCTTGGTAG
- a CDS encoding NAD(P)/FAD-dependent oxidoreductase, which yields MTENVVVLGSGYAGAGAIKSFEDELDGQMDVDVTWISETDYHLVLHESHRCIRDPSVQENIAIPVHEIKQPSTAFIQDEVVGIDTDTQEVDLADSDAVEYDYLLVGLGSQTAFFGINGLEEHALTLKSLDDALKIHDKIQQAAREASTNDPAQIVIGGAGLSGIQTAGEVAEFRDEHNAPIDIHLVEGLDQVLPNSDPELQGALRKRLEAADVNIKCGEFIGEVDEETVYIGDEDELDYDVLVWTGGITGRDCMQEVDLDKDERNHRVHAEGNFQTEDEHVFAIGDSALIDQPGDQPAPPTAQAAWQAAEVAGENLARAVRGQPLKTWTHKDKGTVVSVGEKAVAHDVVNMPIETFGGMPAKLLKKAIAARWINDVTGVGRAAKAWPDM from the coding sequence ATGACAGAGAACGTGGTCGTGCTCGGTTCGGGGTATGCCGGCGCGGGGGCAATAAAGAGTTTCGAGGACGAGCTAGACGGTCAGATGGACGTTGATGTTACGTGGATTTCTGAGACGGACTATCATCTGGTCCTACACGAGTCCCACCGTTGCATCCGGGACCCGAGCGTGCAGGAGAATATCGCCATCCCCGTCCACGAAATCAAACAGCCCTCGACCGCATTCATTCAGGACGAGGTCGTTGGTATCGACACCGACACCCAGGAAGTGGACCTCGCCGACTCCGATGCTGTCGAGTACGACTACCTGCTCGTTGGGCTGGGCTCCCAGACGGCCTTCTTCGGCATCAACGGCCTCGAAGAGCACGCGCTGACGCTCAAGAGCCTCGACGACGCCCTCAAAATCCACGACAAGATCCAGCAAGCCGCTCGTGAAGCCTCCACAAACGACCCGGCGCAGATCGTCATCGGTGGCGCCGGTCTCTCCGGCATCCAGACCGCCGGCGAGGTTGCCGAATTCCGTGACGAACACAACGCGCCAATCGATATTCACCTTGTCGAAGGTCTCGACCAGGTCCTGCCAAACAGCGACCCGGAACTCCAGGGCGCCCTTCGCAAGCGTCTGGAAGCCGCCGACGTGAACATCAAATGCGGGGAGTTCATCGGCGAAGTCGACGAGGAGACAGTCTATATCGGCGACGAGGACGAACTGGACTACGACGTGCTGGTCTGGACGGGCGGCATCACCGGGCGCGATTGCATGCAAGAGGTCGATCTGGACAAGGACGAGCGCAACCACCGCGTCCACGCGGAAGGGAACTTCCAGACCGAGGACGAACACGTCTTCGCGATCGGCGACTCGGCACTGATCGACCAGCCGGGCGACCAGCCCGCTCCGCCGACCGCTCAGGCCGCCTGGCAAGCCGCCGAAGTCGCGGGCGAGAACCTCGCTCGCGCCGTGCGCGGCCAGCCGCTGAAGACGTGGACCCACAAGGACAAGGGTACGGTCGTTTCGGTTGGCGAGAAGGCCGTCGCCCACGACGTGGTGAACATGCCGATCGAAACCTTCGGCGGGATGCCCGCGAAACTGCTGAAAAAGGCTATCGCCGCCCGCTGGATCAACGATGTTACTGGCGTCGGTCGGGCCGCCAAGGCCTGGCCTGACATGTAG
- a CDS encoding ThuA domain-containing protein — MVAVTVWNENHHERATGPAKAMYPNGIHTTLAEALASYGHTAQTATLDEPAHGLTEEVLAETDVLLWWGDVAHDLVSDATANRIEQAVRDGMGFIPLHSSHESKPFEVLMGGTGTLRWREEGERESVWFVETSHPITDGLPEEFELERAEIYGKGFDLPIPDTLVTVSWCDDGTVFPSGCCYYRDAGRIFYFQPGHETFPVYHQPVVQKLLHNAVTWAAPNEPGRPCAGQP, encoded by the coding sequence ATGGTTGCAGTCACCGTGTGGAACGAAAACCATCACGAACGGGCGACAGGCCCGGCCAAGGCAATGTACCCCAACGGGATCCACACGACGCTGGCTGAGGCGCTTGCTTCGTACGGCCACACCGCTCAGACAGCGACTCTCGATGAGCCAGCCCACGGACTAACCGAAGAGGTACTCGCCGAAACGGATGTGTTACTGTGGTGGGGCGATGTCGCGCATGACCTTGTCAGCGATGCGACTGCAAACCGCATCGAGCAGGCCGTCCGTGACGGGATGGGATTTATCCCGCTCCACTCAAGTCACGAGTCGAAGCCGTTCGAGGTGCTCATGGGGGGGACTGGCACCCTGCGCTGGCGCGAAGAGGGCGAGCGCGAGTCCGTCTGGTTCGTCGAAACGAGCCATCCCATTACCGACGGACTGCCCGAGGAGTTCGAACTCGAACGTGCCGAGATCTACGGAAAGGGGTTCGATCTGCCGATACCGGACACCCTGGTGACTGTAAGTTGGTGTGACGACGGCACAGTGTTTCCCAGCGGGTGTTGTTACTACCGTGATGCAGGACGGATATTCTACTTCCAACCCGGCCACGAGACGTTCCCAGTGTACCACCAGCCAGTCGTCCAGAAGCTCTTGCACAACGCCGTTACGTGGGCCGCACCAAATGAGCCCGGCCGCCCCTGCGCCGGACAGCCCTGA
- a CDS encoding helix-turn-helix domain-containing protein — translation MSDSPEKLSVWCAGEDWCPITTTASLIGKKWHPVIIHRLLDNGPSGFNELKENVDGISSKVLSDSLEDLQEKGLVDREVINEQPFRVNYSLTEHGESLESVITEMAAWGETYLQEPTEADEPAE, via the coding sequence ATGAGCGATTCACCGGAGAAGCTCTCCGTCTGGTGTGCCGGCGAGGACTGGTGTCCTATAACCACGACGGCGTCGCTTATCGGGAAGAAGTGGCACCCCGTTATCATCCACCGATTGCTTGATAACGGCCCCTCAGGGTTTAATGAACTCAAAGAGAACGTCGATGGAATTTCGTCCAAAGTGCTCTCTGACAGCCTCGAAGACCTGCAGGAGAAGGGGCTCGTCGACCGCGAAGTAATCAACGAACAGCCGTTTCGCGTCAATTACTCGCTCACCGAACACGGGGAGTCACTGGAGTCCGTGATCACCGAAATGGCAGCGTGGGGCGAGACCTACCTGCAGGAACCGACAGAGGCCGACGAGCCCGCAGAGTAG
- a CDS encoding CoA-binding protein → MPVTSDAELREILERDRVAVVGCSTSPGKDAHEIPKYLSKQGYEVIPVNPFADEIFGQKAYDSLAEIPGEIDIVDVFRPSDEVSDIVDAALERDDDAVIWLQLGIHDDEAVERAEAAGRQVVQDRCMKPTHQQLMG, encoded by the coding sequence ATGCCTGTTACTTCGGACGCCGAACTCCGAGAGATCCTCGAACGTGACCGTGTCGCCGTCGTTGGGTGCTCAACCAGCCCCGGCAAGGATGCACACGAGATTCCGAAGTACCTCAGCAAGCAGGGGTACGAAGTGATTCCGGTCAACCCCTTCGCGGACGAGATATTCGGGCAGAAGGCCTACGACTCACTGGCAGAGATCCCCGGCGAAATAGACATCGTTGACGTGTTCAGGCCGAGCGACGAGGTCAGCGACATCGTCGACGCGGCTCTGGAACGCGACGACGACGCCGTTATCTGGCTTCAGCTTGGAATCCACGACGACGAAGCCGTCGAACGCGCCGAGGCGGCCGGCCGTCAGGTCGTTCAGGATCGCTGTATGAAACCGACCCACCAGCAACTGATGGGGTGA
- a CDS encoding DUF393 domain-containing protein — protein MSDATLVYDDDCGFCTWWADFIDERSDLEIVGFSELGDDLLERLPDDYESCSHLVTEEDVYSCGESIETALTYTELGKPARPLVSFLRQFEDYERFRERAYRQVADNRSKWGKVMSKTPPARRNNPD, from the coding sequence ATGAGCGACGCAACGCTCGTCTACGACGACGACTGCGGCTTCTGTACGTGGTGGGCGGACTTCATCGACGAACGGTCCGATCTCGAAATCGTCGGCTTCTCTGAGCTCGGCGACGACCTGCTGGAGCGACTCCCAGACGACTACGAGTCCTGTTCGCATCTGGTGACCGAGGAAGACGTGTATTCCTGCGGAGAGTCCATCGAAACCGCACTTACATACACCGAGCTTGGGAAGCCTGCGCGGCCGCTGGTCTCGTTCCTCCGGCAGTTCGAGGACTACGAACGGTTCCGTGAGCGGGCCTATCGACAGGTCGCGGATAACCGTTCGAAGTGGGGGAAGGTCATGTCGAAGACGCCACCAGCGCGCAGAAATAATCCGGACTGA
- a CDS encoding BolA family protein, which produces MDEDAVAELIEETLPEAQAMVTTPRDPDDDKHYAVRVVSPAFEGESLVDQHQLVHDALGDHLTRDIHAIELTTLTPEEAE; this is translated from the coding sequence ATGGACGAAGATGCGGTCGCCGAACTAATCGAGGAAACGCTTCCGGAAGCACAGGCGATGGTCACCACACCACGGGACCCCGACGACGACAAACACTACGCCGTACGCGTGGTTTCGCCAGCGTTCGAAGGAGAATCGCTGGTTGACCAGCACCAGCTCGTCCACGACGCGCTGGGGGACCATCTCACCCGCGACATTCACGCTATCGAGCTGACAACGCTGACGCCCGAGGAAGCCGAGTAG
- a CDS encoding glutaredoxin, translating into MAFEPEELSPEEVTDQVDSVIEDNEVVLFMKGNELMPQCGYSKKALALLQQHRDDIETVDVLKATDAYREALESHSDRETIPQTFVDGEFIGGSDILEQLDERGELAQKVGQ; encoded by the coding sequence ATGGCATTCGAGCCCGAAGAACTCTCACCAGAAGAGGTCACGGACCAGGTAGACAGCGTCATCGAGGACAACGAGGTCGTGCTGTTCATGAAAGGTAACGAGCTGATGCCACAGTGTGGCTACTCGAAGAAGGCCCTCGCACTGCTGCAACAGCACCGCGACGACATCGAGACAGTGGACGTGCTCAAGGCCACCGATGCCTATCGAGAGGCGCTAGAGAGCCACAGTGACCGTGAGACGATTCCACAGACGTTCGTCGACGGGGAGTTCATCGGTGGCAGTGACATCCTCGAACAGCTCGACGAGCGCGGCGAACTTGCACAAAAAGTCGGCCAGTAA
- a CDS encoding DUF5786 family protein, which yields MGFGSYDESEQKDNDVDADDSEGVAVHENDHDGSVSFETEATTSDLVDKLGDMKDEDEE from the coding sequence ATGGGCTTTGGTAGCTACGATGAATCCGAACAGAAGGACAACGACGTAGACGCGGACGACAGCGAGGGTGTTGCGGTCCACGAGAACGACCACGACGGGTCGGTTTCCTTCGAGACAGAGGCGACCACGAGCGACCTCGTCGACAAACTCGGCGACATGAAAGACGAAGACGAGGAGTAA